The Cellulophaga sp. L1A9 genome window below encodes:
- a CDS encoding type IX secretion system membrane protein PorP/SprF: MLKKYIIYLFLFIGALTKVSAQDDNPFITYDVPSQNLLKFNRFLLNPTFSTVREDKSYINLLHRNQSATFNDNNQTYFLSYSGRMSDRTGLGLSLYSQQSGAISNYGILANYAYGIKLSDKSNFTFGANFSYYRSGYDSSRGNTVDPDDPLLSGLQNSNLISFQPGFNLSYGRFDFGVFAENLFDYNIKTNESVTEFGDKTYSGHLQYTYPFDSGDGVLEGARLMPLLRVKKGGEKYEVAGKDFILGGSLILDLPKLGWAQAGYDSYYGAAAGIGFNLNKRISIGYTMEKGLSNTFNDFGLTHEISFAYSITPNLTEDRVLLEDSDELADIEELKKDVESLTSRDEEIEKLKAALSENDEIVAELMFRQDSIEGSRNSDLERRFDMVMRMVRKETNGENPALEEKAKQLYLLNNLKEKDATQLASNDSNIDPTLESDIIEKYNNPNGIINPSQEKGEDALVQNIKNSVDTNNTGTTGTSGTTGTSGTTGSAGSAGTNGTTRADGSNTAADATASNATSAASGTLKTPKQTQATDAIAKTDYIKTPKTSTAQSEQTKDAFTEIAKKNNIKSRKFRNLDGVKDGYYVVANVYKSEHYMNKFIEDLKAKGINADYFENKKNGLKYVYLIHEDSWDNALSSYKYEKEANYTGDLWIMNVDNANYTDTAYANNSTKLKEKSAKYNSVNLRKNIIEKDNVAATGSPIYKKYNLNGVDGGYYIIANVFASPKNANNFVKLLNSKGLNASYFINPENNYRYVYLKKHGSWNNALMSYYSKINNAYDQKMWIMKVGSGLLT, translated from the coding sequence ATGCTTAAAAAATATATCATATACCTGTTTCTGTTCATCGGAGCGCTTACTAAGGTAAGCGCTCAGGATGACAATCCTTTCATCACTTATGATGTGCCTTCTCAGAACCTATTGAAGTTCAACAGATTCTTGCTGAATCCTACGTTTTCAACAGTTAGAGAAGATAAATCGTATATCAATCTACTACATAGAAATCAATCGGCTACCTTTAACGATAACAACCAAACTTATTTCTTAAGTTATAGTGGTCGTATGAGTGATAGAACAGGTTTAGGTCTTAGCTTATATTCACAACAATCTGGAGCTATATCTAATTATGGTATCTTAGCAAACTATGCTTATGGAATTAAATTAAGTGACAAAAGTAACTTTACATTTGGTGCCAACTTCTCGTATTACAGAAGTGGGTATGACAGCAGCAGAGGAAATACGGTAGATCCTGATGATCCCTTATTAAGCGGGTTACAGAATAGTAATTTAATTTCTTTTCAACCTGGTTTTAACCTTTCCTATGGTAGGTTTGACTTTGGAGTATTTGCAGAAAACTTATTTGATTACAATATAAAAACGAATGAATCTGTTACAGAATTTGGAGATAAAACATATTCTGGTCACTTACAATATACCTACCCTTTTGATTCAGGAGACGGTGTATTAGAAGGTGCACGTTTAATGCCTTTATTACGTGTTAAAAAAGGTGGTGAAAAATACGAAGTAGCAGGTAAAGATTTTATCCTTGGCGGAAGTTTAATATTAGACTTACCAAAATTAGGATGGGCACAAGCCGGTTATGATAGCTATTATGGCGCAGCAGCAGGTATTGGTTTTAACCTAAACAAACGTATCTCTATTGGGTATACTATGGAGAAAGGACTATCAAATACATTCAATGATTTTGGGCTTACTCATGAAATATCATTTGCTTATTCTATTACTCCTAATCTTACAGAAGACAGAGTATTGTTAGAAGATTCTGACGAATTAGCAGATATAGAAGAATTAAAAAAAGATGTAGAATCCTTAACTTCTAGAGATGAAGAGATAGAAAAATTAAAAGCAGCATTATCAGAAAATGATGAAATTGTGGCAGAACTTATGTTTCGTCAAGATTCTATTGAAGGTAGTAGAAATAGTGATTTAGAACGTCGTTTTGATATGGTAATGCGTATGGTGCGTAAAGAAACCAATGGAGAAAACCCAGCCTTAGAAGAAAAAGCAAAGCAGCTATACCTATTAAATAATTTAAAAGAAAAAGATGCTACTCAATTGGCCTCAAATGATTCTAATATAGATCCTACTTTAGAGTCAGACATTATTGAAAAATATAATAATCCAAATGGTATAATTAATCCTTCTCAAGAAAAAGGTGAAGATGCATTAGTGCAAAACATCAAAAATTCTGTAGACACAAATAATACTGGAACCACTGGAACTTCTGGAACCACTGGAACTTCTGGAACAACAGGATCAGCGGGATCAGCGGGAACAAATGGAACCACTCGTGCAGACGGAAGCAACACAGCAGCAGATGCTACAGCTTCAAATGCTACTAGTGCAGCAAGTGGAACACTAAAAACGCCTAAGCAAACGCAAGCTACAGATGCTATTGCTAAGACAGATTATATAAAGACGCCAAAAACAAGTACAGCACAATCTGAACAAACCAAAGATGCTTTCACAGAAATTGCTAAAAAGAATAATATAAAAAGTAGAAAATTTAGAAATCTAGATGGCGTAAAAGACGGATATTATGTAGTCGCTAATGTTTATAAAAGTGAACATTACATGAACAAATTTATTGAAGACTTAAAGGCCAAAGGGATTAATGCAGACTATTTTGAAAACAAGAAAAATGGTTTAAAATATGTTTATCTAATACATGAAGATTCTTGGGACAATGCACTTAGCTCTTACAAGTATGAAAAAGAAGCAAATTATACGGGTGATTTATGGATCATGAATGTAGATAATGCTAATTATACAGACACTGCTTATGCAAACAACTCAACCAAATTAAAAGAAAAATCAGCAAAATACAATAGTGTTAATTTAAGAAAAAATATAATAGAGAAAGATAATGTTGCCGCAACTGGAAGTCCAATCTATAAAAAATATAATTTGAATGGAGTAGATGGTGGTTATTACATTATCGCCAACGTATTTGCAAGTCCTAAAAATGCAAATAATTTTGTAAAACTACTAAATTCAAAAGGTTTAAATGCGAGTTATTTCATCAATCCAGAAAACAATTACCGGTATGTATACCTTAAAAAACATGGCTCTTGGAACAATGCTTTAATGTCTTATTATTCAAAAATAAATAATGCATACGATCAAAAAATGTGGATCATGAAAGTAGGCTCAGGACTACTCACATAA
- a CDS encoding gliding motility-associated C-terminal domain-containing protein, with the protein MAQTLNKPTAIANPNFGSGGSPWTAACASATFNDYYVNFTWSTPNVLSDNTFVLELSDATGSFSSPTALTTVTDKNSTMDFDIKFSLPITTRGDSYKLRVKSTSPEIYSPATQAYNMYYIDYKNPIQITENGSGSIGDGTISICDGNTAVIAVDNVPNSETYQYIWRKSSTILSETGPSLTVTDAGLYNVEIDYGSVCSGSAGTLSNIITVETGDALGVTINTPSKTSFCEGETATPLEATIANSDIYYTWYKDGTVVQAKALGSYTYAFDTNDSNFAGAYTVKVEGDGICAETTPALTISKTGAFTVTENTPLEMVLLPGESKTLSVTSTAVSPTYQWYKNNTAISGATTNTLTISEEAEYYVAVAQGGACPSTLNSNNINVVAPSSFELIANYTTTYSDCENSEIVLAVTTINAVAANGTKTDVTIDLEASMSYQWTKDGTAISGATSSSISLTAISENGSYQVDAIIDTFSPSSNSLPVVLKSNEVITIEASSLVACNSTDFITISTTTDLTGATFGWAKDGTVIDTSSLDLNTTEAGTYRLMVTRNGCAIPSNEVTISPLDESLVTLDSPLNIVFPEGGSKTITASGGTAYEWRDSNNTSISNSASISLITEGTYTLTAYVENCVIIKEVNVTYKDTFKIPNVITVNGDGINDLWLIPNSYSYQADVNVIIYNDKGEEVYNVYEYQNNWPESSNSFTSQNMVFYYKIKKGSDTIKQGTITVIK; encoded by the coding sequence ATGGCTCAAACATTAAACAAACCTACCGCAATTGCGAATCCAAATTTTGGAAGTGGCGGCAGCCCATGGACAGCAGCATGTGCATCGGCTACTTTCAACGACTACTATGTAAATTTTACATGGAGTACTCCTAACGTATTAAGTGACAACACTTTTGTTTTGGAATTATCAGATGCAACAGGAAGTTTTTCATCTCCGACTGCATTAACAACAGTAACAGATAAAAATAGTACAATGGATTTTGACATAAAATTTTCACTTCCTATTACTACAAGAGGAGATAGTTATAAGTTAAGAGTAAAGAGTACTAGCCCTGAAATATATAGTCCAGCTACTCAGGCTTATAATATGTACTATATCGATTATAAAAATCCTATTCAAATTACTGAAAACGGAAGCGGAAGTATAGGCGATGGTACGATCTCCATTTGCGATGGAAATACTGCTGTTATTGCAGTAGATAACGTGCCAAATTCAGAAACCTATCAATACATCTGGAGAAAAAGTTCAACGATACTTTCTGAAACGGGCCCATCATTAACGGTTACCGATGCAGGATTGTATAATGTAGAAATAGATTACGGTTCTGTTTGTTCTGGTTCTGCTGGTACACTTTCAAATATAATTACGGTAGAAACTGGTGATGCATTAGGCGTTACGATCAATACTCCATCAAAAACATCTTTTTGTGAAGGCGAAACAGCCACTCCTTTAGAAGCGACAATTGCTAATTCTGATATATATTACACATGGTATAAGGATGGAACTGTAGTGCAAGCTAAAGCATTAGGAAGCTATACCTATGCTTTTGATACCAATGATTCTAATTTTGCTGGTGCTTACACCGTAAAAGTAGAAGGCGATGGCATCTGTGCTGAAACCACTCCTGCCTTAACCATATCTAAAACTGGAGCATTTACAGTAACAGAAAATACACCGTTAGAAATGGTCTTATTGCCTGGAGAATCAAAAACATTAAGCGTAACATCAACGGCAGTATCGCCAACTTACCAATGGTATAAAAATAATACAGCAATTAGTGGTGCTACAACAAATACCTTAACAATTTCAGAAGAGGCAGAATATTATGTGGCCGTTGCACAAGGTGGCGCCTGCCCATCTACATTAAATTCTAACAACATAAATGTTGTTGCTCCAAGTTCATTTGAATTAATAGCCAATTATACCACTACGTATAGTGATTGTGAAAATAGCGAAATAGTACTTGCTGTAACCACGATAAATGCCGTTGCAGCAAATGGCACTAAAACTGATGTTACCATTGATCTAGAGGCTTCTATGAGCTACCAATGGACGAAAGATGGCACAGCTATTAGCGGAGCCACTTCTTCCAGCATAAGTTTAACAGCTATTTCAGAAAATGGATCTTATCAAGTAGATGCAATAATTGATACTTTTAGTCCTAGTTCTAACAGTTTACCCGTTGTATTAAAAAGTAATGAGGTGATTACTATTGAAGCAAGCAGTTTAGTGGCTTGTAATAGTACAGATTTTATTACCATAAGTACAACTACAGATTTAACTGGGGCAACTTTTGGATGGGCTAAAGATGGAACTGTAATAGATACTTCTTCTCTAGATTTAAATACAACAGAAGCAGGTACCTACCGTTTAATGGTTACCAGAAATGGATGTGCAATACCATCAAATGAAGTAACTATTAGTCCTTTAGATGAATCGCTAGTGACTTTAGATAGTCCACTAAATATTGTATTCCCAGAAGGAGGCTCTAAGACCATAACAGCAAGCGGAGGAACTGCTTATGAATGGAGAGATAGCAATAATACAAGTATTAGCAACAGTGCTTCTATTTCCTTAATTACAGAAGGTACTTATACGCTAACAGCATACGTAGAAAACTGTGTGATCATAAAAGAAGTAAATGTTACTTACAAAGACACATTTAAAATACCGAACGTTATAACAGTAAATGGAGATGGCATCAATGACCTATGGTTAATACCAAATAGTTATTCATACCAAGCCGATGTTAATGTGATCATATACAATGATAAAGGAGAAGAAGTGTACAATGTTTATGAGTACCAAAACAACTGGCCAGAGTCTTCTAATAGCTTTACATCACAAAATATGGTCTTCTATTACAAGATTAAAAAAGGTTCCGACACAATAAAACAAGGTACCATTACCGTTATCAAGTAA
- a CDS encoding glutamine--tRNA ligase/YqeY domain fusion protein, whose product MSDDTKSLNFIEHIIEDDLAAGFSKNKLKFRFPPEPNGYLHIGHASSICLNFGLGLRYDAPVNLRFDDTNPAKEEQEYVDAIKRDVEWLGFNWAEEVFASDYFQQLYDWAVTFIKDGKAYVDSQSAAEIAEQKGTPTEVGVASPFRDRSIEENLSLFEAMKAGKFVEGEHVLRAKIDMTSSNMLMRDPIMYRILHKAHHRTNTDWCIYPMYDWTHGESDYLEQVSHSFCTLEFAMHRELYDWFLDQVVSSDKVRPKQREFARRNFSHTVVSKRKLLQLVEEKVVTSWDDPRMPTISGLRRKGYTAEAIRNFSNTIGIAKRENVVDVSLLEFSIREHLNRVAPRVMAVLDPLKVVITNYPEDQEEWLEAENNQEDESAGYRTVPFSRELYIEKEDFREEANKKFFRLKLGNEVRLKNGYIIKAESCTKDTDGNILEVQCTYDPKSRSGSGTEESLRKVKGTLHWVSTKHAVPAEIRLYDRLFTDETPDQHKDKDFMEFINPDSLTVITGYLEPSLKTAQPEDFFQFQRIGYFNVDKDSTTEKLVFNKTVGLRDTWAKMQQK is encoded by the coding sequence ATGAGCGATGATACAAAGTCTCTGAATTTTATAGAGCATATTATAGAGGATGATTTAGCTGCTGGTTTTTCAAAAAACAAGCTGAAATTTCGTTTTCCACCGGAGCCTAATGGGTATTTACACATAGGCCATGCAAGTTCTATTTGTTTAAACTTTGGTTTAGGTTTGCGTTATGATGCTCCTGTAAATCTTAGGTTTGATGATACTAATCCTGCCAAAGAGGAACAAGAGTATGTAGATGCTATTAAGAGAGATGTAGAATGGTTAGGTTTTAACTGGGCTGAAGAAGTTTTTGCCTCGGATTATTTTCAACAATTGTACGATTGGGCGGTAACCTTTATTAAAGACGGAAAAGCTTATGTAGACAGTCAATCTGCAGCAGAAATAGCAGAACAAAAAGGTACTCCTACTGAGGTAGGCGTTGCTAGTCCTTTTCGCGATCGCTCTATAGAAGAGAATCTTTCCCTTTTTGAGGCTATGAAAGCGGGTAAATTTGTAGAAGGAGAGCACGTTTTAAGAGCTAAAATAGACATGACTTCTAGTAACATGCTTATGCGTGATCCTATTATGTATCGCATACTTCACAAAGCACATCATAGAACAAATACCGATTGGTGTATTTATCCAATGTACGATTGGACTCATGGAGAAAGTGATTATTTAGAACAAGTTTCTCACTCCTTTTGTACCCTAGAATTTGCCATGCATAGAGAGCTTTATGATTGGTTTTTAGATCAAGTTGTAAGTTCAGATAAGGTACGCCCTAAGCAACGAGAATTTGCTAGAAGAAACTTTAGTCACACCGTTGTAAGTAAACGTAAGTTATTGCAATTAGTTGAAGAAAAGGTAGTTACCTCTTGGGATGATCCTAGAATGCCTACTATTTCAGGGTTGCGCAGAAAAGGATATACGGCAGAAGCTATTCGTAATTTTTCCAATACAATAGGGATAGCTAAAAGAGAGAACGTAGTAGATGTGAGTCTCTTAGAATTCTCGATTAGAGAACATTTAAACAGAGTTGCTCCTAGGGTTATGGCTGTTTTAGATCCTTTAAAAGTGGTGATTACTAATTACCCAGAAGATCAAGAAGAATGGTTAGAAGCAGAAAATAATCAGGAAGATGAGAGTGCAGGATACCGAACGGTACCTTTTTCTAGAGAATTGTATATCGAAAAAGAAGATTTTAGAGAAGAGGCTAATAAAAAGTTTTTTCGCTTAAAATTAGGGAATGAAGTTCGTTTAAAAAACGGATATATTATTAAGGCTGAGTCTTGTACAAAAGATACCGATGGGAATATTTTAGAAGTACAATGTACGTATGATCCTAAGAGTAGAAGTGGGAGTGGTACAGAAGAAAGTCTTCGAAAAGTTAAGGGTACTTTGCATTGGGTTTCTACTAAACATGCTGTTCCAGCAGAAATTCGTTTATATGATCGTCTTTTTACGGATGAAACTCCTGATCAACATAAAGACAAAGATTTTATGGAATTTATAAATCCAGATTCTTTGACCGTAATTACCGGATATCTTGAGCCTAGTTTAAAAACAGCGCAACCTGAAGATTTTTTCCAATTTCAACGTATTGGATATTTTAATGTCGATAAAGATTCTACTACAGAAAAATTAGTTTTTAATAAAACAGTAGGCTTAAGAGATACTTGGGCTAAAATGCAACAAAAATAG
- a CDS encoding SPFH domain-containing protein — MNYLLIPILFFGLVILFSSFFTVKQQTAAIIERFGKFHSVRTSGLQMKLPLIDRIVSRVGLKIQQLDVIIETKTLDDVFVKLKVSVQYVVLREQVYDAFYQLEYPHEQITSFVFDVVRAEVPKMKLDDVFVKKDDIAIAVKGELQQYMSVYGYDIIKTLVTDIDPDAQVKQAMNRINASEREKIAAQFEGDAARILIVEKAKAEAESKRLQGMGIADQRREIARGLEESVEVLNRVGINSQEASALIVVTQHYDTLQSLGEETNSNLILLPNSPQAGSDMLNNMVASFTASNMIGETMKNQKKEIAAKKKTDK; from the coding sequence ATGAACTACTTATTAATACCGATATTATTTTTTGGCTTAGTAATTTTATTTTCATCTTTCTTTACAGTCAAACAGCAAACAGCTGCAATTATTGAGCGTTTTGGAAAATTCCACAGTGTAAGAACATCAGGTTTACAAATGAAACTACCACTAATAGACAGGATTGTCTCTAGGGTTGGATTGAAGATTCAGCAATTGGATGTCATCATTGAAACAAAAACATTGGATGATGTATTTGTGAAACTTAAAGTTTCTGTACAATATGTTGTATTACGCGAACAAGTATACGATGCTTTTTATCAATTAGAATATCCGCATGAGCAAATTACGTCATTTGTATTTGATGTAGTAAGAGCGGAAGTTCCAAAGATGAAATTAGATGATGTTTTTGTTAAAAAGGATGATATTGCAATAGCAGTAAAAGGTGAATTACAACAATATATGTCGGTTTATGGCTATGATATCATCAAAACTTTGGTAACAGATATTGATCCTGACGCCCAAGTAAAACAGGCAATGAACAGGATTAATGCTTCTGAAAGAGAGAAGATTGCAGCCCAATTTGAAGGAGATGCGGCACGTATTTTAATTGTTGAAAAAGCAAAAGCCGAAGCAGAATCAAAAAGATTACAAGGTATGGGTATTGCCGATCAGCGTAGAGAAATTGCAAGAGGTTTAGAAGAATCTGTTGAAGTTTTAAATAGAGTCGGAATTAATTCTCAGGAAGCTTCTGCCCTAATTGTTGTTACGCAACATTATGACACCCTACAATCTTTGGGAGAAGAAACAAATAGTAATTTAATTTTATTACCAAACTCTCCTCAAGCAGGAAGTGATATGTTAAATAATATGGTCGCTTCATTTACGGCAAGTAATATGATTGGCGAAACCATGAAAAATCAAAAAAAGGAGATAGCTGCTAAAAAGAAGACTGATAAATAG
- the gltX gene encoding glutamate--tRNA ligase, whose translation MSTKVRVRFAPSPTGPLHIGGVRTALFNYLFAKKHNGDFILRIEDTDQNRYVEGAEQYIIDALNWCTIPFDEGPGKEGNFGPYRQSERKHLYKKYIEILLEKGKAYYAFDSSESLDNHRKQHEEQGKTFIYNWHNRLKLDNSLSLMPEEVAKRIENGDEYVVRFHTAPDEKIELNDIIRGNMTIDSNVLDDKVLYKSDGMPTYHLANIVDDHLMEITHVIRGEEWLPSLALHKQLYDAFEWNTPEFAHLPLIMKPVGKGKLSKRDGEKLGFPVFPLNWNESVGYKEEGYFPKTVVNFLALLGWNPGTEQEIFTLEELTELFSLERVHKSGARFDPDKTKWYNQHYLQQKNNHELAELYLPILTEKGLTIPLKDVEKVVSLIKERATFVSDFWELSDYMFVTPTSYDEKGIKKQWKEDTPNIMSEVQELLASIDEFTSEKTEEIVKQWIGDKELSFGKVMPPLRLIIVGEMKGPHLFDILEFIGKEETIHRIKTAIKTLK comes from the coding sequence ATGAGTACTAAAGTCCGTGTTAGATTTGCTCCTAGCCCAACAGGACCACTTCATATTGGTGGTGTAAGAACAGCATTGTTTAATTATCTATTTGCCAAAAAACACAATGGTGATTTTATTTTAAGAATAGAAGATACCGACCAGAATAGATATGTGGAAGGTGCGGAACAATATATAATAGATGCCTTAAATTGGTGTACTATTCCGTTTGATGAAGGTCCAGGAAAAGAAGGAAACTTTGGTCCTTACCGACAAAGTGAAAGAAAACACTTATATAAAAAATACATAGAAATACTCTTAGAAAAAGGTAAGGCTTATTATGCTTTTGATAGTTCTGAAAGCCTAGATAACCACCGTAAACAACACGAAGAACAAGGTAAAACCTTTATCTATAACTGGCACAATAGATTAAAATTAGACAATTCGCTTTCCTTAATGCCAGAAGAAGTTGCCAAAAGGATAGAAAATGGCGACGAGTATGTGGTACGTTTTCATACCGCACCAGATGAGAAAATTGAATTAAATGATATTATTAGAGGCAACATGACCATTGACTCTAATGTCTTAGATGACAAAGTTTTGTATAAAAGTGATGGCATGCCCACCTACCATTTAGCAAATATAGTAGATGATCATTTAATGGAAATTACTCATGTTATACGAGGGGAAGAATGGCTACCTTCTTTAGCTCTGCACAAACAATTATATGATGCCTTCGAATGGAATACTCCTGAATTTGCACATTTACCCTTAATTATGAAACCCGTAGGTAAAGGTAAATTAAGCAAACGTGATGGTGAGAAATTAGGATTCCCTGTATTTCCTTTAAACTGGAACGAGTCCGTTGGCTATAAGGAAGAAGGATATTTTCCTAAAACTGTAGTAAATTTTCTTGCGTTATTAGGATGGAATCCAGGAACAGAACAAGAAATATTTACATTAGAGGAATTAACGGAACTCTTTAGTCTAGAACGCGTACATAAGTCTGGAGCACGTTTTGATCCAGACAAAACCAAATGGTACAATCAACATTATTTACAACAAAAAAACAACCATGAATTAGCAGAATTGTACCTTCCTATTCTTACTGAAAAGGGCCTTACAATACCCCTAAAAGATGTAGAAAAAGTTGTTTCCTTAATTAAAGAACGGGCCACATTCGTGTCTGATTTTTGGGAATTATCTGATTACATGTTTGTTACTCCCACCTCTTACGATGAGAAAGGCATTAAAAAACAATGGAAAGAAGATACTCCAAATATCATGTCTGAAGTACAAGAGCTACTAGCTTCTATTGACGAATTTACATCTGAAAAAACAGAAGAAATAGTGAAACAATGGATTGGAGACAAAGAATTATCATTTGGAAAAGTAATGCCGCCTTTAAGACTAATTATCGTTGGAGAAATGAAGGGTCCTCACCTATTTGACATTCTAGAATTCATTGGAAAAGAAGAAACAATTCATAGAATAAAAACTGCAATTAAAACATTAAAATAA